From one Candidatus Lokiarchaeota archaeon genomic stretch:
- the gltX gene encoding glutamate--tRNA ligase, translating to MDGLELEIRKLVLQNAVKYDGQPSVKSVMSALLGSRADLRSRAGEVKEITERLVHEIEKESLEAQRSELMELAPELIEEEEEEPEEEEPPELPNADKWDDIVMRLAPFPSGTLHVGNARMVILNDYYVKRYGGKLILVFDDTIGSEEKKVEPEAYDLIPEGLEYLGVDWDETVYKSDRLEIFYEYAVDLIKKEEAYVCDCDPELWRNEYKVLSRPCPCRDLSVHENLARWEKMLDGTYPEKGAAVRIKTGMDDPDPAMRDHVILRISEAEHPRVGDRYRVWPMLEYSWGIDDHELGISHIIRGKDLVKEGKIEQHIWRIYGWAEPELIYYGRLKFKDATLSKSRARRKILSGEYTGWRDPRTWSLQSLEHRGIHPDALRKATLDLGLSLNDITFSMKAVYSENRKIRDSDAPRAF from the coding sequence ATGGACGGTCTTGAACTTGAGATTCGCAAGTTGGTTCTGCAGAACGCTGTGAAATACGATGGTCAACCAAGCGTAAAGTCTGTGATGTCTGCATTGCTTGGGTCCAGAGCAGATCTTCGTTCCCGTGCAGGAGAAGTAAAAGAAATTACTGAGCGCCTAGTACATGAAATCGAGAAGGAATCTCTTGAAGCTCAGCGGAGTGAGTTGATGGAACTAGCTCCAGAGCTTATTGAGGAGGAAGAAGAAGAGCCCGAGGAAGAAGAACCTCCTGAGCTGCCAAATGCTGACAAATGGGATGATATTGTCATGCGGCTCGCACCGTTTCCGTCGGGAACACTTCATGTTGGAAATGCACGAATGGTCATTCTCAATGATTACTACGTCAAACGATATGGCGGCAAACTCATCCTAGTGTTTGATGATACTATTGGCTCCGAAGAGAAGAAAGTCGAGCCTGAAGCATATGATTTAATCCCCGAGGGGCTGGAATATCTGGGTGTTGATTGGGATGAAACGGTCTACAAATCTGACAGGCTGGAGATTTTCTATGAATACGCAGTTGATTTAATCAAGAAGGAAGAAGCCTATGTCTGTGATTGTGACCCCGAGCTGTGGAGGAATGAATACAAGGTATTGTCCAGGCCTTGTCCATGCCGAGACTTGTCGGTTCATGAGAATCTAGCGCGATGGGAAAAAATGCTAGATGGAACTTACCCTGAGAAGGGAGCAGCCGTCCGTATCAAGACAGGCATGGATGATCCGGATCCTGCAATGAGAGACCACGTTATTTTGCGAATCTCCGAAGCTGAACACCCCCGAGTTGGAGATCGTTATCGGGTATGGCCGATGCTGGAGTACTCGTGGGGCATAGATGACCATGAGCTTGGCATCTCCCACATTATCCGTGGGAAGGACTTGGTGAAAGAAGGAAAAATCGAGCAACACATCTGGCGGATTTATGGGTGGGCCGAACCGGAATTGATCTACTATGGCCGCCTAAAATTCAAAGATGCCACATTGAGCAAAAGTAGAGCCAGACGAAAAATACTGAGCGGTGAGTATACTGGTTGGAGGGATCCCCGGACTTGGAGCCTCCAATCCTTAGAACATCGTGGTATTCATCCTGATGCCCTTCGGAAAGCAACTTTAGATCTTGGGCTAAGCCTGAATGACATCACATTTTCTATGAAAGCTGTATATTCCGAAAACCGAAAGATTCGTGATTCTGATGCACCACGAGCATTCT